gtctgtacatgctaggctcgtcaacacccgttgtattcgaacgtaagaatctatcacacccgatcatcacgtggtgcttcgaaacgacggacTTTCGCAACGGTgaacagttaggggaacactttcttgaaattattatgagggatcatcttatttactaccgtcgttctaagtaaacaagatgcataaacatgataaacatcacatgcaatcaaatagtgacatgatattgccatcatcactttgctcctcttgatctgcatcttcggggctccatgatcatcatcgtcaccggcatgacaccatgatctccatcatcatgatctctatcatcgtgtcttcatgaagttgtctcaacaactattacttctactactacagctaacggttagcaataaagtaaactaattacatgacgtttatgttgacacgtaggtcacaaataaattaagacaactcctatggctcctgccggttgtcatactcatcgacatgcaagtcgtgatttctattacaagaacatgatcatctcatacatcacatatatcatcacatccttttggccatatcacatcacatagcataccctgcaaaaacaagttagacgtcctctaattgttgtttgcatgttttacgtggctgctatgggtttctagcaagaacgtttcttacctacgcaaaaaccacaacgtgatatgccaattgctatttacccttcataaggacccttttcatcgaatccgatccgactaaagtgggagagacagacacccgctagccaccttatgcaactagtgcatgtcagtcggtgaaaacagtctcacgtaagagtacgtgtaaggtcggtccgggccgcttcatcccacaatgccaccgaatcaagattggactagtaacggtaagcatattgaacaaaatcaacgcccacaactactttgtgttctactcgtgcatagaaactacgcatagacctagctcatgatgccactgttgggtaacgtagcaataattcaaaattttcctacgtgtcaccaagatcaatctatggagtcatctagcaatgagggaggagtggatctacatacccttatagatcgcgcgcggaagcgttcaagagaacggggttgaaggagtcgtactcgtcgtgatccaaatcaccgatgatcctagcgccgaacggacgacacctccgcgttcaacacacgtacggagcagcgacgtctcctccttcttgatccagcaaggggggaaggagaggttgatggagatccagcagcacgacggcgtggtggtggaagtagcgggattccaacagggcttcgccaagcgctgcaggaggagggagatgtgtcatgggagggagagggaggcgccagggcttaggttgggctaccctcccttcccctcactatatatagggccaagggagaggggaggggcgcagccttggcccttcctctaaggaagggtgcggccagggaggagtccatcctccccaaggcacctaggaggtgccttccccctttaggactcttcctttccctcatctcttggcgcatgggcctcttggggctggtgcccttggcccatataggccaaggcgcacacccctacagcccatgtggccccccggggcaggtggacccccttggtggacccccggacccctttcggcactcccggtacaataccgataatgcgcgaaacttttccggcgaccaaaacaagatttcccatatataaatctttacctccggaccattccagaactcctcgtgacgtccgggatctcatccgggactccgaacaactttcgggttaccgcatactaatatctctataaccctagcgtcaccgaaccttaagtgtgtagaccctacgggttcgggagacacgtagacatgaccgagacgactctccggccaataaccaacagcgggatctggatactcatgttgtctcccacatgttccacgatgatctcatcggatgaaccacgatgtcaaggacttaatcaatcccgtatataattccctttgtctagcggtatgatacttgcccgagattcgatcgtcggtatcccgataccttgttcaatctcgttaccggcaagtctctttactcctttcgtaacacatcatcccgtgatcaactccttgatcatattgtgcacattatgatgatgtcctaccgagtgggcccagagatacctctccgtttacacggagtgacaaatcccagtctcgattcgtgccaacccaacagacactttcggagatacctgtagtgtacctttatagccacccagttacgttgtgacgtttggcacacccaaagcactcctacggtatccgggagttgcacaatctcatggtctaaggaaatgatacttgacattagaaaagctttagcatacgaactacatgatcttgtgctaggcttaggattgggtctttgtccatcacatcattctcctaatgatgtgattccgttatcaatgacatccaatgtccatggtcaggaaaccgtaaccatctattgatcaacgagctagtcaactagaggcttactagggacatgctgttgtctatgtatccacacatgtatctgagtttcctatcaatacaattctagcatggataataaacgattatcatgaacaaggaaatataataataactaatttattattgcctctagggcatatttccaacacttttggGGCGCGTCCTCCCGTCGGGCACTAAGTCGGAGGTAAATGCATATGGCTCGTCCACTACGGACGCGAGACATGCCCGTCGTGTGACGTAGAGGGTGCGGGAGGCCGCGATAGCCCTCGAGGCCCACCCGTCCTCATCCATCATCGATCTCACCTCCACCGACGATGTCAAGGCCATGGGAACCGATGAGGAATAGTAGAGAATTGGAGACGGTGGCAACTCGTGACCCATATGGGCCAGTCGTGTCCCATgtcctactcttcctcgccggcaaccgGGCATTCAATTCCCGGGGCTCGCGGGCATCAGGCAAGGGCAGGGAAGGGAACAACAAGGACTTGGAGGACGGCCGTGGGCAAAGATTTAGAGTAGGTTTTACATTGCAAGTAATTGTATGGATTTGAGGATTTGCTAATGATGTATCCGATTGTGGAAAGCGAACTTTTGAGGAGTGACCTGTCACCGTTCGCAGGTATTTAGGGGGTCATATTAGCTAGGTTTGTCTGTAGTTGCTCTTATCATACCACAATTCTTTTGAACCTGACGAGTGCCCGCGAGGGTCGGTGTCGCCAGATCTGTCGGTTCTTATCGGATGTTGGCAGTTGTTATGTCTATCAAGGAAAGCAGTTGACTGGTTATTGACGTGGCAACGTCGACCTCTTCGATTGTTTTCTTCTATGACAAGGTCTGGTTTATACAGCCCTCTTGATTGGAGGCGAATGGGTGCAAGTTCGTGTTGCCTGAGGTGTCGCCCCAACTGATGTTCCTATAGCGGTCACTGATCTCGTTGTTAGTCGGGAGCAACTATCGTAGTCTTCAAAGCATTGTACTTCCCGCAAAAAAGGCTTCAAAGCATTGTACATCGAGCGCATTTGTAGGTTTCCCTACCTTTTAATGTCTGTTTAGTGTAATTTCCAAGCTCCGACAGGTGACAAACAAGTGAATGAAGAAGACGACCAGTGTGATTTATGTTGTAATTTTAAATTTTACAGGTCATTTTGTATCTGGTTGTCCTTTGATTATATTGTCTACTCGAAGGGAGTATCATATATGAGATGGACTTTGGGAGTATTCTCTCCGGAGAAAAATGTCAATTCATGAAAGCTTATTTGGCACCCATCATTTGTGTCTGAATTCGCGGAATTCATTTACGAATcccaacatgaacaagtttgtctaCCCAGGAATTTGGCCTGTAAAATCATTCCACATATCCAGCTGATTGAAACGCGATGAAAAACCAAATCCCGTCCAACACCTTGTCATTTCACAAATCCGCTCACACCGGACGCCCTTATCTCGTCCCCGATGCCCGCGTCTCCTTGAACCACCACCATGCACGAGTTCCGTCGCCGCCGGAATCCATCACCACCGGCAGGGCGTCCCCATCTCCTGAACATTCTTAATTACCATATGGGACGGTCGCTTTAGGGGAGGCCGGGAGTGGGGGCTGCCCtcacgaaggcgacggcgagggcaTCCTGAACAAACACTGGTGAGATGGTGATGCAAGGAAGGATTTGATCCATTCGCCACTTCAAGAGCAAAGTGGAAGCAGTAGGGGGAGTTGATGCTACGTCACCAAATTTAAGGATCGCGACAACTATCGCCGTGGAAGCCACCGTGAGCAAAACATTGTTGTATGTGTGAACAACATAATATTGTTGCTTATTTGTGTTGGTAAGGATTTCACTTCAAAATCCTAGCGTCAGCAAAACATATACTActtcgttccataatataagacgttttttgtaAGCTAACAAAGTTAACAAAAAcaccttatattgtgggacggagggagtagttcggaTTGCGAATCTGTGTTTTGCCATTTCAAATGAAATTAAATCAGGGGAGCCAAAGGAGCATAGAGAAGTTTGTGCCACTTGAGTTAACGGACGGCGTCCTCGCCCAGATCCGTCCCGTCACTCGCTCGACGGCTGAGATTCGTTGCTGCCGTTATTACAAAGCAAACGAAACGATGATAGGATGCACTAATGTAGGACCAGTACTGTACCGCAGCTGGAACCCTAGCGAGCAATCTCCCAAATCGCCGCTAATCCCATACCCGATCCGTACCTGACAGCGTCGCGCCCGCGGCCGGCCTCTGCTCCGCTCGCCGCCCGCTTCCCCCCGCGCGCGTCGTCCCGGGGTCGTCTCGCCGCCCCCGAGCTCCGTCCCGTCGGCCTCCTCGTCGAGGCCGCCCCCTGGTCCCCGCCCCGTTTCACCGAAATCGGACCGCTCTTCGCCTGGTCCCCGCCGTACCAGCTGTCACAAGGTGAGGGCCTTGGGCCATCGGTGCcggttttttttttctttcagctAGAATGgattgctctgggatgacatggtgATGAAATTTGCTGCTGTATACATGCTCTTGCATATAGCTGGAATGGAATCTGCCCTTGTGTATTACCATGAACTGGCTATTGGTGTCAATTTTTATATACACGAACTTGCGAACTTGCTCTTGATGTCAACTCGTGCGTACTCTGTGTGAGCATATGTCCGAGTTTGTTGAGGTGCAAAGCACAAATACAGGAGATAAAATGTATGATCACTCTTGTCCCATGTCTGCCCATTTGATTAAGATGTATGATCACTCCAGTTCCATGTCTGCCCATTTGTTACCGAACATAAATTCGTAGATTCTTTAATGTTTGCAGTTTGTTGCCTTTCTCAGTTAGGCAAGAAACTGTCCTTAATAATGATGCTATTAACTGTGGCCAATGCCAAATCCAAGGTTTGTTTCAGCTTCTGAATTTTAGGCCAAAAATCATCCAAGGGTTGGTTTGAGCGTCTGAATTGTAGGCTAAAATTTGGAAGTCAGGGGAATTCGTTTCTTGCTCATATCTTCAGTAACGCAGTAAGCGATAACACATGTCGATTAATCAGGATAAGGTTACAGTCTAGGGTTTCCCAGGGGCTTTTTTTTCACCATTGTTTCTATGCGAAGAGAAGCTTCAGCTGAAAGAACCGCACCCCTAGATCAGCCCCTGATGCTAGGTCACACCCTTCTGTGTCTGATATGATTTCTGTATGTTCTGAAATTTCTTCTGTACCTCCATAGCTATCTGACTGGCTACTACTCTCGTATTTTCTATCTATATTGTGCATCCACTTGCTCTTGTTATTTGTGGTGCTACTAATCATGGCGTGTTGTTGTCCTCATCTTTTCAGTTAAGCTGCTTGCACAATGAGAGTAGAGGACAAAAAAAGATCCCTAACAGTTGCCCCCTTCAAGTGTGCTTGGGGCGAGGAGTTCCGGTTTGTGGAGGCTGGGCGTGGGTGCATTGCGTTCGAGGCATCTGCCCAGAATGATGTTACCCTGGTGTTCCGTGAACAGCCTGGGAGCCAGCACTACCACTACAAAATGGACAGCAGTCGTCATTACGCTGTCATCTTGGGTAGCCATAGGAACAAAAGGTTGAAGATTGAAGTGGACGGAAGGACTGTTGTCGATGAAGCTGGAGTCGGCCTATGCCGCTCATCATCTTTCCAGAGCTACTGGATCAGCATCTATGATGGATTGATAAGCATTGGACAAGGAAGGCATCCAAACAACAATGTCCTCTTCCAGTGGCTCGACCCTGATCCCAACCGGAATGTTCAGTATGTCGGATTATCCAGCTGGGACAAGCACGTGGGCTACCGAAATATAAGTGTTCTTCCATCAGCTCCTCAAAACAGCATCCGTTGGAGTCAAATTGAGTATGCATATGCTGAGCGGCACGGGGAAGGAGATCATGCTAAAAATGAAGAATCAAAAGATGGCTGTGAGCAAAGGGTGATTGCAGACTTTCTTGAGAGCTGGGATTTCTCCGATGCTATGTTTGTTGTTGGTAGTGAAAGAAAGGTTGTCCCTGCGCACAAAATTGTCTTGGCTGCTTCTGGAGAGTTTGATTTTATCTCAATGAGTGGAACTGCCATCGAGCTTCCGTCATTCTCCTACCCAGTTCTCCACTCGCTTCTTGAGTATATCTATACTGGGTCTACTCAGGTAAGCTTCGATTTGTTTCAAATGCTCTTATATTGAAATTATGCAATGGTGGAGACCGTTAATGTATAGTGTGCTCTTATTTTGGGGTTAACACAGATTGCAGAGTGGCAACTGGATTCACTGCTGGAGTTGAGCTTACAATTTAAAGTTAAACCTTTGGTAAAACGTTGTGAGGAAATGCTCGACTGTTTTACTAAGATGGATAATGATCTCTCTGTGTCTAGTAGAAAGTTAGAAGTATCAAGTAGTGGATCTAAAGCCCATCAAGTTGATTATTTCCCTTTCAAGGCTCCAGTGAGTGTGCAGAAAATCAAACAATTCCTTGCAAGTGGTGAGCATAGTGATATAAACATCTTTGTTAGTGGACAAGGTTTTGTTGCCAAGGCTCACAAACTCGTCCTTAGCTTGTGGAGCATGCCATTCGCCAAGGTACATCTTCGTCCCAACATTGTATTTGTTTCTGGTTTTTCCTTTGTTGGTTTACAATATGCATATTTTGGCATAGTGCATCAAACTTAGTGTAATCAAAGATACTAGTATACTTATGCAGATGTTCACAAATGGAATGAAAGAAAGCAGCGCTCCAAATGTATTTTTCGAAGATGCTTCTGCTGAAGCATTTTCTCTCCTCCTTCAGTTTATGTACAGTGGGGAACTTAAAGTGGATAACCGGTATATCACACCTGCATTGGTTCAGCTCCTCTTATTATCAGATCAGTTTGGCATCACTGTTCTTCAGTTTGAATGCTGTAAAAGAATTATGGAATTCCTTTCAGAGGTACCTTTGCTTTCTCTTACATAGAATGGTACACCAAGTGATGCTATTTAGTAACTTTTATCTGTTGCTATTCAAGACTTGACGCGGGCCTGTGCTGGTTGTAGAAGTGGGGCCATTAGCCTCAGAATTCAATTCTTTGAGATATTGATACAACTTTCCATCTGCATTATACATGCAGGATTCGACTGTTCTACCGGAAGAAGCTTATTTTAACGAATTTAAGGGATATGGCTTGTGCACATTTGGTGAACTTGCTAGCTGGCTCGGCATAGACTGACCCCTGAAAGTTTATTGCAGGACACAGTATGTTCAGTATTACAAGCAGTGTCATCAATACCATCTTGTAAACTGCTTGAAGAAATGTGCAAACAGAATTTTGCAACACACTTTGATTATTGCACAACTGCTTGCACGGACTTTGTGCTGTTAGATGAGGCAACATTTAAGGATATTCTTCAGGCAAGTTGGAATACTGTTTTCATTTTATCAACTGCCCTGCAGTCAGGCCAAATACGAATCACGTCCATGCGAAAATAGATATAAGGTAACCAGACCACCGAGATTGAGCATCACATTCGAAAGCTGCAATAGACTGCTTCAACTGCCACTTCCCACAAGTGCAGCGATGTTACTAGAAACAACTTAAGGATTATAACTGTGTTGATAATGCTCTTCAAAAGAAATCTCATATCTAATTTTGGACTTTTCCTACCAAGCAAAGGTTTCTTCCTGTAGTCTTTGTAAAATGGTAACTTTTCTGTAGTAATCCAATCCTACAATTGTTGGGTGGAATCTGTTGATCAACCTGCACCTGTAGAAACAGAATAAAAAAGAATGTCATGTGGTTGGGTATGGATGGTGAAAGCTCTCTTTTATTACTTCAAATGTTGGTTTTGCCAACATATGCTGAACATCAGTGGTATCGCTGGTGCATGTATTAAAGTTAAGGATTACATAGTTGAATAAATCTGTATGGAACTGCATGCTAAGTTTCTTGTGAGTTGCGAAATGGCATGCATAACATTTGTCCTAAATGGACTGCGTTGCTGAGAAGTTTAGCAAGTTTTTCTTGTCGACATTGGTCATATTAGTAGTAATTTTGCAGCAAGGTGATATGACTGTGACATCGGAAGAGAAGGTTCTGGATGCCGTCTTAACATGGTGTATGGAGGCTTGTGAAACTTTTTACTGGAGTTCTGTAGATAAGCTATTAAGCACTTCAACACCAGAGCAGCTCTTTGGAGAGAGGCTCACCGCCATCAATACTTTACTACCATTTGTGCGGTTCCCTCTAATGCCGCCGTCTCTCCTTCAGCGGGTACTACCGTTTGTTTTTATATTGTCCTATCATGGATCAGTTTTAACCTTCTGCTGAGTGTTTGTTTTGCTCCTAATAAACACTTGTTGGTTCTCTGCAGATGGAGAAAAGTAACCTAGCAAAGCACATACAACTGTTCAGACAGTTGGTTAGTAATTCTATAGATCCATTTCTTTGGCACGTCAGGGTATGTTATCCTAAACAGGAACTGTACAGCTGATTTACTTCTTGGACAACAGGTTGCAGAAGCCATTGAGTTCTCTAATGCTGGtgcttggatgatgatgacaaacaAATGGTCAGTATATGTTAATGCATTGATCAAGTTCAGTAAGAGTTGGTATGCCTGAATATTTATGAACCTTAAACCTTCCAGTGAGAGATTTCTACATAGACGCTCAAGCTATAGAGAGCTTCAGTATATTTCTGATGGTGATAACAATGGTGTGATCTACTATGCTGGGACGTCATTCGGGAAGCATCAATGGATCAATCCTGTTTTAGCCAAGGTAAGAGAGAGGTTTGTGTTTGTGAGTattcaacatagaagtaactcgggTTTTCAGTGGCTCTAATTCTCTGCGACCAGAATATCACTGTGACGGCAAGCAGCCCAAATTCGAGGTACACGGATCCAAAGGCTCTGGTTTCAAAAAGTTACCAGGTATCGATGTTGTTGAGAATGCTTGGAATATTATTTTTTTAGTATTATTTTCCCTTGCATGGGATAAAGTTGACATGTTGGGACGCATGACATCAGGGGACTTGTTTTGCTGGGCCTCgagacgaagatggcaagaagtgttCTTGGTGGATGGTAGACATTGGACAGGACCACCAGGTTGTTTAtgtgaagaaataaaagaaaagggtTCTTTTGTTTGATTTGAGCAAAGACGTTAAGTTATTGTGTTCTGTTT
The Triticum dicoccoides isolate Atlit2015 ecotype Zavitan chromosome 3A, WEW_v2.0, whole genome shotgun sequence genome window above contains:
- the LOC119270409 gene encoding BTB/POZ domain-containing protein At2g30600-like, encoding MRVEDKKRSLTVAPFKCAWGEEFRFVEAGRGCIAFEASAQNDVTLVFREQPGSQHYHYKMDSSRHYAVILGSHRNKRLKIEVDGRTVVDEAGVGLCRSSSFQSYWISIYDGLISIGQGRHPNNNVLFQWLDPDPNRNVQYVGLSSWDKHVGYRNISVLPSAPQNSIRWSQIEYAYAERHGEGDHAKNEESKDGCEQRVIADFLESWDFSDAMFVVGSERKVVPAHKIVLAASGEFDFISMSGTAIELPSFSYPVLHSLLEYIYTGSTQIAEWQLDSLLELSLQFKVKPLVKRCEEMLDCFTKMDNDLSVSSRKLEVSSSGSKAHQVDYFPFKAPVSVQKIKQFLASGEHSDINIFVSGQGFVAKAHKLVLSLWSMPFAKMFTNGMKESSAPNVFFEDASAEAFSLLLQFMYSGELKVDNRYITPALVQLLLLSDQFGITVLQFECCKRIMEFLSEDTVCSVLQAVSSIPSCKLLEEMCKQNFATHFDYCTTACTDFVLLDEATFKDILQQGDMTVTSEEKVLDAVLTWCMEACETFYWSSVDKLLSTSTPEQLFGERLTAINTLLPFVRFPLMPPSLLQRMEKSNLAKHIQLFRQLVAEAIEFSNAGAWMMMTNKCERFLHRRSSYRELQYISDGDNNGVIYYAGTSFGKHQWINPVLAKNITVTASSPNSRYTDPKALVSKSYQGTCFAGPRDEDGKKCSWWMVDIGQDHQLMCNYYTVRQDGSTAFMRSWVLQGSMDGENWTSLIVNEDERAICQPGQFASWPITGPAALLPFRFFRLALTGPTTSNTWNLCICFLELYGYFR